One window of Synechococcales cyanobacterium CNB genomic DNA carries:
- a CDS encoding methylmalonyl-CoA mutase, whose translation MSTASSRQTISGPGIDPVTGRVDPKAVTISGLVLDAAYGPGVPGWQPAESLRNVERDLPPPGVFPYTRGLFPQGYRTRLWTMRQFAGFGSADDTNKRFKYLLKAASTSTAANTGLSTAFDLPTLMGRDSDDPLSVGEVGKCGVAIDTIEDMHRLYAEIPIDRVTVSQTINGPAAVIWAMYLAMAHQRGISWDTLGGTLQNDILKEFHSQNEFIYPPEPSVKLVVDTIEFQMRHVPRWHSVSISGYHIREAGSTATQELAFTLRDGMEYVEACLLRGLDIDAFAPRLSFFFNSHNEFFEEICKLRAARRIWARMMRDRYGAANEKSWYMKTHVQTAGCSLTEQQPLNNVVRVAYQAMAAALGGCQSLHTDSMDETLGLPTEQAVTVALRTQQILAHETGITRVADPLGGSWFVEDLTDRMEAEALGYIDEIDAMGGGAWRRGATPNENLGGYGGVVSGINKGYFRRQIAEASYRFSEECEAGDRIIVGVNQYVDENEERPFDILTIPDSVETEQVARLNAFKKSRDAAAVARALDNIRSACQGKPASTVHFPLSTADLHPTNVMPALIDGALAGCTLGEMTQAMADVYGRYSGGPEW comes from the coding sequence ATGTCCACCGCCAGCTCGCGCCAGACCATCTCCGGCCCCGGCATCGACCCCGTTACCGGGCGGGTCGATCCGAAGGCTGTGACGATCTCGGGTCTCGTCCTCGACGCCGCGTACGGCCCGGGCGTCCCCGGGTGGCAGCCCGCAGAGAGCCTCCGCAACGTCGAGCGAGACCTGCCGCCGCCCGGCGTCTTTCCGTACACGCGCGGCCTGTTCCCGCAGGGCTACCGCACCCGCCTCTGGACCATGCGCCAGTTCGCAGGCTTCGGCTCCGCGGACGACACCAACAAGCGCTTCAAGTACCTCCTCAAGGCCGCCAGCACCTCGACCGCCGCGAACACCGGCCTCTCCACCGCCTTTGACCTGCCCACGCTCATGGGACGCGACTCCGACGATCCGCTCTCCGTCGGCGAGGTCGGCAAGTGCGGTGTCGCCATCGACACCATCGAGGACATGCACCGCCTCTACGCCGAGATCCCCATCGACCGCGTCACCGTCAGCCAGACCATCAACGGCCCCGCCGCCGTCATCTGGGCCATGTACCTCGCCATGGCGCACCAGCGCGGCATCTCGTGGGACACGCTCGGCGGCACACTCCAGAACGACATCCTCAAGGAGTTCCACTCCCAGAACGAGTTCATCTACCCGCCGGAGCCTTCTGTGAAACTCGTCGTAGACACCATCGAGTTCCAGATGCGCCACGTGCCGCGCTGGCACTCGGTCTCGATCTCCGGCTATCACATCCGCGAGGCGGGCAGCACCGCCACGCAGGAACTCGCCTTCACGCTCCGTGACGGCATGGAGTACGTCGAGGCGTGCCTCCTCCGCGGGCTGGACATCGACGCCTTCGCCCCACGCCTTTCCTTCTTCTTCAACTCCCACAACGAGTTCTTCGAGGAGATCTGCAAACTCCGCGCGGCCCGGCGCATCTGGGCACGCATGATGCGCGACCGCTACGGCGCAGCGAACGAGAAATCCTGGTACATGAAAACCCACGTCCAGACAGCCGGATGCTCGCTCACCGAGCAGCAGCCTCTGAACAACGTCGTGCGCGTGGCCTATCAGGCGATGGCCGCCGCGCTCGGCGGGTGCCAGTCCCTGCACACCGACAGCATGGACGAGACCCTCGGCCTGCCCACCGAGCAGGCCGTCACGGTCGCCCTGCGCACGCAGCAGATTCTCGCCCACGAGACCGGCATCACCCGCGTCGCGGACCCGCTCGGCGGGTCGTGGTTCGTCGAAGACCTGACCGACCGCATGGAGGCCGAAGCGCTCGGCTACATCGACGAGATCGACGCCATGGGCGGGGGCGCGTGGCGCCGAGGGGCGACGCCGAACGAGAACCTCGGCGGCTACGGAGGCGTCGTTTCCGGCATCAACAAGGGCTACTTCCGACGCCAGATCGCCGAGGCCTCGTACCGTTTTTCCGAGGAATGCGAGGCCGGCGACCGAATCATCGTGGGCGTGAACCAGTACGTCGATGAGAACGAGGAGCGCCCGTTCGACATCCTCACCATCCCGGATTCGGTGGAAACCGAGCAGGTCGCACGCCTCAACGCGTTCAAGAAGTCCCGCGACGCCGCGGCCGTCGCCCGGGCTCTCGATAACATCCGCTCCGCATGCCAAGGCAAACCGGCGTCCACCGTCCATTTTCCACTGTCCACCGCCGACCTCCACCCCACCAACGTGATGCCCGCCCTGATCGACGGCGCGCTCGCAGGCTGCACGCTCGGCGAGATGACCCAGGCGATGGCCGACGTCTACGGCCGCTACTCAGGCGGGCCGGAGTGGTGA